In one Alnus glutinosa chromosome 12, dhAlnGlut1.1, whole genome shotgun sequence genomic region, the following are encoded:
- the LOC133852621 gene encoding protein CLMP1-like gives MKVNYGFSRGSAKQKGSSGCPGNASSDDQLPPWLLWKHPPSFELPLLPPPPLLARKVGDGNSDEPPQPPCHVAAQLAGAFFEFSLLPINVLTGINKIENEAQKEKSVAEDPESKEVEMDDWLFEFAQLFRTHVGIDPDAHIDLHELGMELCSEALEETVTSEEAQGLFDKAAAKFQEVAALAFFNWGNVHMCAARKRIPLDESAGKEVVAAQLHVAYDWVKGRYSLAREKYEEALLIKPDFYEGLLALGQKQFEMAKLHWSFALAKKMDLSSWDSAETLKLFDSAEEKMKAATEMWEKLEEQRANELKDPSASKKEELLKRRKKQGSNAEGEPSSLGSQGEISADEAAEQAAVMRSQIHLFWGNVLFERSQVECKLGMGGWKENLDAAVERFKLAGASEADISTVLKNHCSNGDAVERDEKKVVIDEAKNEVVDQAQ, from the exons ATGAAGGTCAATTATGGATTCTCCAGAGGTTCTGCAAAACAAAAAGGGTCGTCGGGGTGTCCCGGCaacgcctcctccgacgatcaa CTACCACCTTGGCTGCTTTGGAAGCATCCCCCTAGCTTTGAGCTTCCGTTGTTACCGCCGCCCCCACTGTTGGCGCGTAAGGTAGGCGATGGCAACTCAGATGAGCCTCCGCAGCCACCCTGTCATGTGGCTGCACAGTTGGCGGGAGCCTTCTTTGAGTTTTCGCTGTTACCCATTAATGTGTTAAC AGGAATCAATAAGATAGAGAATGAGGCTCAGAAGGAGAAATCGGTAGCAGAAGATCCTGAGAGCAAGGAAGTGGAGATGGATGATTGGTTGTTTGAATTTGCTCAGCTTTTTCGCACTCATGTTGGCATTGACCCAGATGCTCATATTGACTTGCATGAGCTGGGGATGGAGCTCTGTTCTGAGGCACTTGAGGAGACGGTTACAAGTGAAGAAGCACAAGGTCTTTTTGACAAGGCTGCTGCTAAGTTCCAGGAGGTAGCTGCTTTGGCTTTCTTCAATTGGGGAAATGTTCATATGTGTGCAGCAAGGAAACGCATTCCCTTAGATGAATCTGCTGGAAAGGAGGTAGTGGCAGCACAACTTCATGTGGCTTATGACTGGGTTAAGGGAAGATATTCTCTGGCCAGAGAGAAGTATGAGGAGGCACTCCTGATTAAACCGGACTTTTATGAGGGGTTGCTGGCTCTTGGGCAGAAGCAATTTGAAATGGCCAAACTTCATTGGTCATTTGCACTTGCCAAGAAGATGGATCTTTCTAGTTGGGATTCTGCCGAAACTCTTAAACTTTTTGACAGTGCAGAGGAAAAGATGAAGGCTGCAACCGAGATGTGGGAGAAGCTGGAGGAGCAGAGAGCAAATGAGCTAAAAGATCCAAGTGCAAGTAAGAAGGAAGAGTTAttgaaaagaaggaagaaacaaGGAAGTAATGCTGAAGGTGAGCCCTCTAGCCTTGGCAGTCAGGGTGAAATTTCAGCAGATGAAGCAGCAGAACAAGCAGCTGTGATGAGATCACAGATACATCTCTTCTGGGGTAACGTGCTTTTTGAGCGATCCCAAGTTGAATGCAAATTGGGGATGGGTGGTTGGAAGGAAAACCTAGATGCTGCTGTTGAGCGCTTTAAGCTTGCTGGAGCTTCTGAGGCTGACATTTCGACAGTTCTGAAGAACCACTGCTCTAATGGAGATGCAGTTGAAAGGGATGAGAAAAAGGTTGTGATTGATGAAGCTAAGAATGAAGTAGTTGATCAAGCCCAatga
- the LOC133851536 gene encoding uncharacterized protein LOC133851536, producing MKDYGYKADQPMKDYGYKAAEPVKGYGYKAAEPVKEYEYKVEPVKDYEYKTDPPMKSYGYKAAEPMKEYGYKTEPVKDYNYGSDKWRRPSSPPEDRPQEAEEFITKVQTEASRPNRFPINAANWRQTPIANRNNGDYDDNYRKNDAAMEPSQPSMVTTGGWSQPAHDAKLGKPTSDIATAMENLKEAATALSVTTGPYKRNSFPEIIGSKEGSRQYSKLNVPSGW from the coding sequence ATGAAAGACTATGGATACAAGGCGGATCAGCCAATGAAAGACTACGGATATAAGGCTGCAGAGCCGGTGAAAGGCTATGGATATAAGGCGGCTGAGCCAGTGAAAGAGTACGAATATAAAGTCGAGCCTGTGAAAGACTATGAATACAAGACGGATCCGCCAATGAAAAGTTATGGATATAAGGCTGCGGAGCCAATGAAAGAGTATGGATATAAAACTGAGCCAGTGAAAGACTACAATTATGGCAGTGACAAATGGCGCAGGCCTTCGAGTCCACCCGAAGATCGCCCACAAGAAGCTGAGGAATTCATCACCAAAGTCCAGACCGAAGCTAGCCGACCCAACAGGTTCCCTATAAATGCAGCGAACTGGCGTCAAACCCCTATCGCAAACAGGAATAATGGTGACTATGATGATAACTACCGCAAGAATGACGCCGCGATGGAACCAAGTCAACCAAGCATGGTCACAACTGGAGGCTGGAGTCAGCCAGCTCATGATGCCAAGCTCGGCAAACCTACTTCTGATATTGCCACCGCCATGGAGAATTTGAAGGAAGCTGCAACGGCTTTATCTGTCACCACAGGACCATACAAAAGAAACTCCTTTCCAGAAATCATTGGCAGCAAGGAGGGTTCAAGGCAATACAGCAAGTTGAACGTGCCATCTGGCTGGTGA